A portion of the Pseudomonas koreensis genome contains these proteins:
- a CDS encoding AAA family ATPase, producing MSQSLIAALQNPALYPHPVEGFQVIETHISWVILTGPFAYKVKKPVNFGFLDFTSLDARAHFCAEELRLNQRLTADLYLDVLPVTGSVEAPQLGGDGPAIEYVLKMRQFPQSGLLSTLQANGELTTQHIDALAEQIAHFHLNAPKVPAEHDAGTPDSVMAPVSQNFEQILPFLSDKNDLLQLEALKAWAESSFERLKPLFAERKAQGFTRECHGDIHLGNATVIDGNVVIFDCIEFNEPFRFTDVWADTGFLAMDLEDRGLKSLARRLISQYLELTGDYQGVEVLNFYKAYRALVRAKVALFSMPAEATAVQRATTLRQYRNYANLAESYSTIPSRFMAITHGVSAVGKSHVAMRLVEALGAIRLRSDVERKRLFGEQSVANDVQAGIYSADASAATYARLHEIAEVILHAGFPVVIDATYLKREQRDNAAKIAEATGTPFLILDCNAPQAVIESWLAMRQADRKDPSDATLAVIEAQQANREALTPEEILRSKRVQTNESGTLDTVVAQIRQRLPGL from the coding sequence GTGAGCCAGTCCCTGATCGCTGCCCTGCAAAACCCGGCCCTCTACCCGCATCCCGTCGAAGGGTTTCAGGTCATCGAAACCCACATCTCCTGGGTGATTCTCACCGGGCCCTTTGCCTATAAAGTGAAGAAGCCGGTAAATTTCGGCTTCCTCGACTTCACCAGCCTCGACGCACGCGCACATTTCTGCGCGGAAGAGCTGCGCCTGAATCAGCGTCTGACCGCTGATTTGTATCTGGACGTGTTGCCAGTCACCGGCAGCGTCGAAGCACCGCAACTGGGCGGCGATGGGCCGGCTATCGAATATGTGCTGAAAATGCGCCAGTTCCCGCAGAGCGGCTTGCTCAGCACCCTGCAAGCCAACGGCGAGCTGACCACTCAGCACATCGATGCCTTGGCCGAGCAGATCGCCCATTTCCATCTCAATGCCCCGAAAGTCCCGGCCGAGCACGACGCCGGCACTCCGGACAGCGTGATGGCGCCAGTCTCGCAGAACTTCGAGCAGATCCTGCCGTTCCTCAGCGACAAGAACGACCTGCTGCAACTCGAGGCACTGAAAGCCTGGGCCGAAAGCAGCTTCGAACGCCTCAAGCCGTTGTTCGCCGAGCGCAAGGCCCAAGGTTTCACCCGCGAATGCCACGGCGACATTCACCTGGGCAACGCCACCGTGATCGATGGCAACGTGGTGATCTTCGACTGCATCGAGTTCAACGAGCCATTCCGTTTCACCGACGTCTGGGCTGATACCGGCTTCCTCGCGATGGATCTGGAAGACCGCGGTTTGAAATCGCTGGCCCGTCGCCTCATCAGCCAATACCTGGAACTGACCGGCGACTATCAGGGCGTGGAAGTGCTGAACTTCTATAAAGCCTACCGCGCTCTGGTGCGGGCCAAGGTGGCACTGTTCAGCATGCCGGCGGAGGCGACTGCGGTGCAGCGCGCCACCACCCTGCGCCAGTACCGCAACTACGCCAACCTGGCGGAAAGCTACAGCACCATTCCTTCGCGCTTCATGGCCATCACCCACGGCGTCTCCGCGGTTGGCAAAAGCCACGTGGCCATGCGTCTGGTCGAAGCGCTGGGCGCGATTCGCCTGCGTTCGGATGTCGAGCGCAAGCGCCTGTTCGGTGAGCAGAGCGTTGCCAACGATGTGCAGGCCGGCATTTACAGCGCCGACGCCAGCGCCGCGACTTACGCGCGCCTGCATGAAATCGCCGAGGTGATTTTGCACGCCGGTTTCCCGGTGGTGATCGACGCGACCTATCTCAAGCGTGAGCAGCGCGACAACGCAGCGAAAATTGCCGAAGCCACCGGCACGCCATTCCTGATCCTCGACTGCAACGCCCCGCAAGCGGTGATCGAAAGCTGGCTGGCGATGCGTCAGGCCGATCGAAAGGATCCGTCCGACGCCACCCTCGCCGTCATCGAGGCACAGCAGGCCAACCGCGAAGCGCTGACGCCGGAAGAAATCCTGCGCAGCAAACGCGTGCAGACCAATGAATCCGGAACGCTGGACACCGTGGTCGCGCAGATCCGTCAGCGCCTGCCAGGTCTGTAA
- a CDS encoding pentapeptide repeat-containing protein, with protein MSQPKLLDTPLYALLHKDDVSGFNKERPQDAPIDMVGGDFRGLDLRELNADNVDFRDAYFRSADLRGIDFRKASLEGASLAHAQISGAYFPPELSADEILMSMNFGTRLRYRTR; from the coding sequence ATGAGCCAGCCGAAACTGCTCGACACTCCGCTTTACGCCCTGCTGCACAAAGATGACGTCTCAGGCTTCAACAAGGAACGTCCACAGGATGCCCCCATCGACATGGTCGGCGGCGATTTCCGAGGTCTGGACCTGCGTGAACTGAACGCCGATAACGTGGATTTCCGCGATGCGTACTTCCGCTCCGCCGATCTGCGCGGCATCGACTTTCGCAAGGCCTCGCTCGAAGGTGCCAGCCTGGCCCATGCACAGATTTCCGGTGCGTACTTTCCGCCGGAGCTGAGTGCTGACGAGATCCTGATGTCGATGAATTTCGGCACGCGGTTGCGGTATCGCACACGCTGA
- a CDS encoding TfoX/Sxy family protein — translation MNDELQHLKNLGKTSAQWLHAVGIHSASDLRRLGAVDAYRAVRTRGFRASKVLLYAIEGALMDVHWNDIPAERKDALNKQLEAISARHKN, via the coding sequence ATGAATGATGAACTGCAACACCTGAAAAATCTTGGCAAGACGTCGGCGCAATGGCTGCATGCCGTGGGCATCCACAGCGCCTCGGACCTGCGTCGCCTCGGTGCGGTGGATGCCTACCGGGCCGTGCGTACCCGCGGGTTTCGCGCTTCGAAGGTATTGTTGTATGCGATCGAGGGCGCGTTGATGGACGTGCACTGGAACGACATCCCCGCTGAGCGCAAGGACGCCTTGAACAAACAGCTCGAAGCGATCTCCGCGCGCCACAAGAACTGA
- a CDS encoding ChaN family lipoprotein, whose product MRGLWLWALVLLAGCQHVVAPPVSGEIRDLRSGEMLTAEQLLTRLAEPERLIIGEQHDNADHHAAQLWLLQTLGEQRAQGSLLLEMLVPDQQAKVDALRQAKSVPTDLPAALAWQEGWDWNLYGPIVRFALTQPYPLLAANLDDSEIRAIYRKPPALNGPRSNALAVRNTLLGQVSESHCGLLPESQMPAMLSIQQQRDRRMAERMLAAPTPGILLAGAWHARKDVGVPLHLLDLGAGKAPTVLMLAEQGDAVTAAMADYVWYTPATPKPDYCEQMRQQFGK is encoded by the coding sequence ATGCGTGGATTGTGGTTGTGGGCGCTGGTGTTGCTGGCGGGCTGTCAGCACGTGGTGGCTCCGCCGGTGAGCGGGGAAATCCGCGATCTGCGCAGCGGCGAGATGCTCACCGCGGAGCAACTGCTGACGCGTCTCGCTGAACCTGAACGCTTGATCATTGGCGAGCAGCATGACAATGCCGATCATCATGCCGCGCAATTGTGGCTGTTGCAGACGCTTGGCGAGCAACGAGCGCAAGGCAGTCTGCTGCTGGAAATGCTCGTGCCGGACCAGCAGGCGAAAGTCGACGCGCTGCGCCAGGCGAAATCCGTTCCGACTGATCTGCCTGCTGCATTGGCCTGGCAGGAGGGCTGGGACTGGAATCTTTACGGGCCGATCGTGCGCTTCGCCCTGACGCAGCCGTATCCGCTGCTGGCGGCCAATCTCGATGACAGCGAAATCCGTGCGATCTACCGTAAACCACCTGCCCTGAACGGTCCGCGCAGTAACGCGCTGGCGGTGAGAAACACGTTGCTTGGACAGGTCAGTGAATCTCACTGCGGCTTGCTGCCCGAATCACAGATGCCGGCGATGTTGTCGATTCAGCAACAACGCGATCGACGTATGGCCGAACGCATGCTGGCGGCGCCGACACCTGGGATTCTGTTGGCCGGCGCTTGGCATGCGCGCAAGGATGTTGGCGTGCCGCTGCATCTGCTGGATCTGGGCGCTGGTAAGGCGCCGACCGTGTTGATGCTGGCCGAGCAGGGCGATGCGGTAACGGCGGCGATGGCCGATTACGTCTGGTACACGCCTGCCACGCCAAAGCCGGATTACTGCGAGCAGATGCGCCAGCAGTTCGGCAAATGA
- a CDS encoding heme ABC transporter ATP-binding protein: protein MLSAHNLHVRRGRKAVLSGVTLQLEPGEVLGVLGPNGAGKSTLLGALCGELLASDGNVSLDEQALGHWSGTQRAQRLAVLPQVSTLDFAFAVEEVVGMGRLPYQTGRVRDDEIVAAALAAADAGHLSGRSYLALSGGERQRVHLARVLAQLWPGQVGQTLLLDEPTSMLDPLHQHTTLQAVREFANRGAAVLVILHDLNLAARYCDRVLLLEEGRPVALDTPQQVLRPDTLKAVFGLEVLVQPHPERGHPLIIAR from the coding sequence ATGTTGTCTGCGCACAATCTGCACGTTCGCCGTGGCCGCAAGGCTGTGCTCAGCGGCGTTACGCTGCAACTCGAACCCGGTGAAGTGCTTGGCGTGCTGGGGCCGAACGGCGCCGGCAAAAGCACATTACTCGGCGCCTTGTGCGGAGAATTGCTCGCCAGTGACGGCAATGTTTCGCTCGACGAGCAGGCGTTGGGTCACTGGAGCGGCACGCAGCGGGCACAACGACTGGCGGTGCTGCCGCAGGTTTCGACACTGGACTTTGCCTTCGCCGTTGAAGAGGTCGTGGGAATGGGCCGTTTGCCCTACCAGACCGGGCGCGTGCGTGATGACGAAATTGTCGCGGCGGCGCTGGCCGCTGCCGATGCCGGGCACCTGAGCGGGCGCAGTTATCTGGCGTTGTCCGGTGGTGAGCGTCAGCGCGTGCATCTGGCTCGGGTGCTGGCGCAACTCTGGCCCGGTCAGGTTGGGCAAACCTTGTTGCTCGACGAACCGACGTCGATGCTCGATCCGCTGCATCAGCACACCACCTTGCAAGCGGTGCGCGAGTTTGCCAATCGTGGCGCGGCGGTGCTGGTGATCCTGCATGATCTGAATCTGGCGGCACGCTATTGTGATCGCGTGCTGTTGCTGGAAGAGGGGCGCCCGGTTGCGCTGGATACTCCGCAGCAGGTGCTGCGCCCGGATACGCTAAAAGCTGTGTTCGGCCTGGAGGTTTTGGTGCAACCGCACCCGGAGCGTGGGCATCCGCTGATCATCGCCCGCTGA
- a CDS encoding FecCD family ABC transporter permease yields the protein MLAIWLSLALGPVSLPLFDTLRAALRLIGVPLAPDGLEQAELILGQIRLPRTLLGLAVGGVLALSGVAMQGLFRNPLADPGLVGVSSGAALGAAIAIVGGSFFGGLPEWFGPYLLSVCAFLGGLGVTALVYRLGRRNGQTHVATMLLAGIALTALASSAVGLFTYLADDATLRTLTFWNLGSLNGASYARLWPLLIITVGVALWLPRRAKALNALLLGESEAGHLGIDVERLKRELVFCTALGVGAAVAAAGMIGFVGLVVPHLVRLLAGPDHKVLLPASVLAGASLLLLADLVARLALAPAELPIGIVTAFIGAPFFLYLLLRGRA from the coding sequence CTGCTGGCGATCTGGCTGTCGTTGGCATTGGGGCCAGTGAGCCTGCCGCTGTTCGATACCTTGCGTGCGGCGCTGCGTCTGATCGGCGTGCCGCTGGCGCCGGACGGCCTGGAGCAGGCTGAGCTGATTCTCGGTCAGATCCGCCTGCCGCGAACCTTGCTCGGCTTGGCGGTCGGCGGGGTGCTGGCGCTGTCCGGGGTGGCGATGCAGGGTCTGTTTCGTAATCCGCTGGCCGATCCGGGGCTGGTCGGGGTGTCCAGTGGCGCGGCACTCGGCGCGGCGATTGCGATTGTTGGCGGCTCGTTCTTTGGCGGCCTGCCGGAGTGGTTCGGCCCTTACCTGTTATCGGTATGCGCTTTTCTCGGCGGGCTCGGGGTCACGGCGCTGGTCTATCGCCTGGGCCGGCGCAACGGTCAGACGCATGTGGCGACCATGTTGTTGGCCGGTATAGCGCTGACGGCACTGGCCAGTTCGGCAGTCGGTCTGTTCACTTATCTGGCCGATGACGCCACGCTGCGCACCCTGACATTCTGGAACCTGGGCAGCCTCAACGGCGCCAGTTACGCACGACTATGGCCACTGCTGATCATCACCGTCGGCGTGGCGCTGTGGCTGCCGCGTCGGGCCAAGGCATTGAATGCGTTGTTGCTGGGTGAATCCGAAGCCGGGCATCTGGGCATCGATGTCGAACGGCTCAAGCGCGAACTGGTGTTCTGCACCGCGCTCGGCGTTGGCGCGGCGGTGGCGGCGGCGGGCATGATCGGTTTTGTCGGACTGGTCGTGCCGCATCTGGTGCGTCTGCTGGCCGGCCCCGATCACAAAGTTCTGTTGCCAGCCTCGGTGTTGGCGGGTGCGAGCCTGTTATTGCTCGCCGATCTGGTGGCGCGGCTGGCGCTGGCGCCGGCGGAGTTGCCAATTGGCATTGTCACCGCGTTTATCGGCGCGCCGTTCTTCCTTTACCTGCTGCTGCGAGGGCGTGCCTGA
- a CDS encoding heme/hemin ABC transporter substrate-binding protein yields the protein MRLKNRVAMLCVGLFLSHQTTAADLPQRWVSAGGALSEWVSALGGESKLVGVDTTSQHPQSLQALPSIGYQRSLSAEGILSLRPDILIGTEEMGPPPVLAQVKAAKVKVELFSAQADLPTLEKNVIHLGQLLGAQQQAAQLLQTYQQQLQAQAARVAQVQTTQKAPGVLLLLGHAGGKPLIAGKDTAADWLLQQAGGHNLATHTGYKPFSVESLASLDPEVLVFADRALSGDAAKAALFKENPILSSSRAAKSGRVMELDPTLLVGGLGPRLPAALQTLTDGFYPAKGGQ from the coding sequence ATGCGCCTGAAAAACCGCGTTGCCATGCTGTGCGTCGGCCTTTTTCTCAGCCATCAGACGACCGCGGCGGATCTCCCGCAACGCTGGGTCAGCGCCGGCGGCGCACTGTCGGAATGGGTCAGCGCGTTGGGCGGCGAGTCGAAGCTGGTCGGGGTCGACACCACCAGCCAGCATCCGCAATCGTTGCAGGCGCTGCCGAGCATTGGCTATCAGCGCAGCCTGTCGGCGGAAGGCATCTTGAGCCTGCGCCCGGACATTCTCATCGGCACTGAAGAAATGGGCCCACCGCCGGTTCTGGCGCAAGTCAAAGCCGCCAAGGTGAAAGTCGAGTTGTTCTCGGCGCAGGCGGATCTGCCGACGCTGGAAAAAAATGTCATTCATCTTGGCCAGTTGCTCGGCGCGCAACAGCAGGCGGCGCAGTTGCTGCAGACTTATCAACAGCAACTCCAGGCGCAGGCTGCCCGCGTTGCCCAAGTGCAAACCACACAGAAAGCCCCAGGCGTCCTGCTATTGCTCGGGCACGCCGGTGGCAAGCCGTTGATTGCCGGAAAAGACACGGCCGCCGATTGGCTGCTGCAACAGGCTGGCGGACACAACCTTGCGACGCATACCGGCTACAAACCGTTTTCTGTGGAATCTCTCGCCAGCCTAGATCCCGAAGTGCTGGTGTTCGCCGACCGCGCGCTGAGCGGTGACGCGGCAAAAGCCGCGTTATTCAAGGAAAACCCGATTCTCAGTTCCAGCCGTGCGGCCAAGAGTGGGCGGGTGATGGAGCTGGATCCTACGCTGCTGGTCGGCGGGCTCGGGCCGCGTCTGCCGGCTGCTTTGCAAACCCTGACTGACGGTTTCTACCCGGCCAAGGGCGGCCAATGA
- a CDS encoding Rieske (2Fe-2S) protein: MKFLCAGSDLAEAGSRGFEIEDKKLFAVRRGGQAYVYLNRCPHRGVGLEWQPDRFLDPSNSLIQCATHGALFLIEDGECVAGPCAGQSLTAIECREDTQGVWVDV, translated from the coding sequence ATGAAGTTTCTCTGCGCCGGCAGCGATCTGGCCGAAGCCGGCAGCCGCGGTTTCGAAATCGAAGACAAAAAGCTGTTCGCCGTGCGTCGCGGTGGGCAGGCCTATGTTTACCTCAACCGCTGCCCGCACCGTGGCGTCGGCCTGGAATGGCAGCCCGACCGGTTTCTCGACCCCAGCAACAGCCTGATCCAGTGCGCCACCCACGGCGCACTGTTTCTGATCGAGGACGGCGAATGCGTTGCCGGCCCGTGCGCCGGGCAATCACTGACGGCGATTGAATGCCGGGAAGATACACAAGGCGTGTGGGTCGATGTTTAA
- the sfsA gene encoding DNA/RNA nuclease SfsA, with protein MRFYPALEEARLIRRYKRFLADIETVSGELLTIHCPNTGSMLNCQVEGGQVWFSRSNDPKRKLPGTWEIGETPQGRLFCVNTGRANGLVEEALQAGVISELNGFTALKREVAYGQEKSRIDFRLEYPSGPAYVEVKSVTLGFDGTPVAAFPDAVTQRGAKHLRELAHLARDGIRAVQLYCVNLTGIDAVRPAEEIDWAYAEALREAVACGVEVLAYGVRLDHEEMVIDRRLDVLLNG; from the coding sequence ATGCGCTTTTATCCTGCTCTGGAAGAGGCGCGGCTGATTCGCCGCTACAAGCGTTTTCTCGCCGATATCGAAACCGTTAGTGGCGAGTTGCTGACCATTCACTGTCCGAACACCGGTTCGATGCTCAATTGCCAGGTCGAGGGCGGGCAGGTCTGGTTCAGTCGCTCCAACGACCCTAAACGCAAATTGCCCGGCACTTGGGAAATTGGCGAAACCCCGCAAGGCCGGCTGTTCTGCGTCAACACCGGGCGCGCCAACGGTTTGGTCGAAGAAGCCTTGCAGGCCGGGGTGATCTCCGAGTTGAACGGCTTTACCGCGTTGAAGCGGGAAGTCGCCTATGGGCAGGAAAAAAGCCGCATCGACTTCCGCCTCGAATACCCCAGCGGGCCTGCTTATGTCGAAGTGAAGAGCGTCACCCTCGGCTTCGACGGCACGCCGGTAGCGGCATTTCCCGATGCGGTGACCCAGCGCGGGGCCAAGCATCTGCGTGAGCTGGCGCATCTGGCGCGCGACGGCATTCGGGCGGTGCAGTTGTACTGTGTAAACCTCACCGGTATCGATGCCGTGCGCCCGGCCGAGGAGATCGATTGGGCCTATGCCGAGGCGCTGCGTGAGGCGGTCGCCTGCGGTGTCGAGGTGCTGGCCTATGGCGTGCGCCTCGACCATGAAGAGATGGTCATCGACCGTCGACTCGACGTCTTGCTCAACGGTTAA
- a CDS encoding pyridoxal phosphate-dependent aminotransferase, whose translation MAPYSARSRAIEPFHVMALLARANELQAEGHDVIHLEIGEPDFTTAEPIIRAGQAALTAGKTRYTAARGIPELREAIAGFYQSRYGLNIDPRRILITPGGSGALLLASALLVDPGKHWLLADPGYPCNRHFLRLVEGAAQLVPVGPEVRYQLTPDLVERHWDHDSVGALVASPANPTGTLLTRDELAGLSTAIKARNGHLVVDEIYHGLTYGTEAASVLEVDDSAFVLNSFSKYFGMTGWRLGWLVAPEAAVGELEKLAQNLYISAPSMAQYAALACFEPATIAILEERRAEFARRRDFLLPALRELGFNIAVEPEGAFYLYADISRFGGDAFAFCRHFLETEHVAFTPGLDFGRYQAGHHVRFAYTQNLARLQEAVERIARGLKSWQG comes from the coding sequence ATGGCCCCCTACAGTGCGCGCAGTCGTGCGATCGAACCGTTCCATGTGATGGCGCTGCTGGCGCGGGCCAATGAATTGCAGGCCGAAGGCCACGACGTGATCCATCTGGAAATCGGCGAGCCGGACTTCACTACTGCCGAGCCAATCATTCGCGCGGGCCAAGCCGCGTTGACCGCGGGCAAGACCCGTTACACCGCCGCCCGTGGCATTCCCGAGCTGCGCGAGGCGATTGCCGGGTTTTACCAGTCGCGATACGGCCTGAACATCGACCCGCGGCGCATTCTGATCACGCCGGGCGGCTCTGGCGCGCTGTTGCTGGCCAGTGCCTTGCTGGTCGATCCGGGTAAACACTGGTTGCTGGCAGACCCGGGCTACCCGTGCAACCGGCATTTTCTGCGGCTGGTCGAAGGCGCGGCGCAACTGGTCCCGGTCGGGCCGGAGGTGCGCTATCAACTGACCCCGGATCTGGTCGAGCGGCATTGGGACCACGACAGTGTCGGCGCCCTTGTCGCTTCGCCGGCCAACCCGACGGGCACTTTGCTGACGCGCGATGAGCTGGCCGGGTTATCCACAGCGATCAAGGCCAGAAACGGGCATCTGGTGGTGGACGAGATCTACCACGGCCTGACCTACGGCACCGAAGCCGCCAGCGTGCTGGAGGTCGATGACAGCGCCTTTGTCCTCAACAGTTTCTCCAAGTATTTCGGCATGACCGGTTGGCGCCTGGGCTGGCTGGTGGCGCCCGAGGCGGCGGTCGGTGAACTGGAAAAACTCGCGCAGAACCTCTACATCAGTGCACCGAGCATGGCCCAGTACGCGGCGCTGGCCTGTTTCGAACCGGCGACGATCGCGATTCTCGAAGAGCGTCGCGCCGAATTCGCGCGCCGTCGCGACTTCCTCCTGCCAGCGCTGCGCGAACTTGGCTTCAACATTGCCGTTGAGCCGGAAGGCGCCTTTTACCTGTACGCCGATATCAGCCGTTTCGGCGGCGATGCCTTCGCGTTCTGCCGGCATTTCCTCGAAACCGAGCATGTGGCCTTCACGCCCGGGCTGGATTTCGGTCGTTATCAGGCCGGCCATCACGTGCGCTTCGCTTACACACAAAACCTCGCACGCTTGCAGGAAGCCGTGGAGCGCATTGCCCGTGGCTTGAAGAGCTGGCAAGGCTGA
- the dksA gene encoding RNA polymerase-binding protein DksA translates to MSTQAKQQQQATISGFEPYVSKAGEEYMGAPMRAHFTKILNKWKLDLMQEVDRTVDHMKDEAANFPDPADRASQEEEFALELRARDRERKLIKKIDKTLQLIEDEEYGWCESCGIEIGVKRLEARPTADLCIDCKTLAEIKEKQVGK, encoded by the coding sequence ATGTCCACCCAAGCAAAGCAACAGCAGCAAGCGACGATCAGCGGCTTCGAACCTTACGTTTCGAAGGCGGGTGAAGAGTACATGGGCGCTCCGATGCGCGCGCACTTCACCAAGATCCTGAACAAGTGGAAACTGGACTTGATGCAGGAAGTCGACCGTACGGTTGATCACATGAAAGACGAAGCGGCCAACTTCCCTGACCCGGCCGACCGTGCCAGCCAGGAAGAAGAGTTCGCCCTCGAACTGCGCGCCCGCGATCGCGAGCGCAAGCTGATCAAGAAAATCGACAAGACGCTGCAGCTGATCGAGGACGAAGAGTACGGCTGGTGCGAGTCCTGCGGCATCGAGATCGGCGTCAAGCGCCTCGAAGCCCGTCCGACTGCCGATCTGTGCATCGACTGCAAGACCCTGGCGGAAATCAAGGAAAAGCAGGTCGGCAAGTAA
- the gluQRS gene encoding tRNA glutamyl-Q(34) synthetase GluQRS gives MTAKTSPAYIGRFAPTPSGHLHFGSLVAALASYLDARSVGGRWLVRMEDLDPPREEPGAQAAILKALESYGFEWDGEMVRQSDRHAAYAEVLDSLFNHGLAYACTCSRKQLEPYHGIYPGFCRNAGHAQHDAAIRLRAPELEYRFIDRVQGEYRQHLGRDVGDFVIRRRDGLYAYQLAVVLDDAWQGITDIVRGADLLDSTPRQLYLQELLGLKQPRYLHLPLITQPDGNKLGKSYRSPPLEADQATPLLLRALRALGQNPGTELAHASPGELLAWGSAHWDAARIPRRLTLPEAQLQ, from the coding sequence ATGACCGCCAAAACGTCCCCCGCCTACATCGGCCGCTTCGCCCCCACCCCCAGTGGCCACCTGCACTTCGGCTCGCTGGTCGCTGCGTTGGCGTCCTATCTCGACGCTCGCTCGGTCGGTGGGCGCTGGCTGGTGCGCATGGAAGATCTCGATCCGCCGCGCGAAGAGCCCGGTGCGCAAGCGGCGATTCTCAAGGCGCTGGAAAGTTACGGTTTCGAATGGGACGGCGAAATGGTCCGCCAGAGCGATCGGCACGCGGCCTACGCCGAGGTGCTCGACAGCCTGTTCAACCATGGCCTGGCTTACGCCTGCACCTGCTCGCGCAAACAGCTGGAGCCCTACCACGGCATTTATCCTGGGTTCTGTCGCAACGCCGGGCATGCTCAGCACGACGCGGCGATCCGCCTGCGCGCGCCGGAGCTGGAATACCGCTTCATTGACCGCGTACAGGGCGAATACCGTCAGCACCTGGGCCGCGACGTCGGCGACTTCGTCATCCGTCGTCGAGACGGTCTCTATGCCTATCAACTCGCGGTGGTGCTCGATGACGCCTGGCAAGGCATCACCGACATCGTGCGTGGCGCCGATCTGCTCGATTCGACGCCGCGTCAGTTGTACCTGCAAGAACTGCTCGGCCTGAAACAGCCGCGCTATCTGCACCTGCCATTGATCACTCAGCCGGACGGCAACAAACTCGGCAAGTCCTACCGTTCGCCGCCGCTTGAAGCCGATCAGGCCACGCCGTTGCTGCTGCGAGCCTTGCGTGCATTGGGGCAGAACCCCGGCACTGAGCTGGCCCATGCGTCGCCGGGCGAACTGCTGGCCTGGGGCAGCGCACACTGGGATGCCGCCAGGATCCCGCGCAGACTGACCCTGCCCGAAGCGCAACTGCAATGA